A stretch of DNA from Rhodococcus sp. NBC_00297:
GTGTCCGCAAGCTCCTGGGTTCGCCGAGCCAGGACCCGCCGCTGGAGGTGGACACCGGACTGCGTCCCGAGGGGCGCAACGGGCCTGTCGTGCGCACACTCTCGGCCTACGACGCGTACTACTCGCAGTGGGCGCAGCCGTGGGAGGTGCAGGCCCTGCTCCGCGCCCACCAGGTCGCCGGCGATCAGGACCTGGGAATCCGGTTCCTGCTCATGGCCGACCGCATCCGGTACCCCGAGGGCGGAGTCTCCGAGGACGCCGTCCGCGAGATCCGGCGCATCAAGGCCCGGGTCGACGCGGAGCGACTGCCCAAGGGAGCCGACCCGAAGACGCACACCAAGCTGGGGCGCGGGGGACTGGCCGACGTCGAGTGGACCGTGCAGTTGCTGCAACTGCGTCACGCCCACCGCATTCCGGCGCTGCACAACACGTCGACCCTGGAGTGCCTCGACGCGATCGGCGCCGCGGAGCTCATGAGCCCCGGCGACGTCGACCTCCTGCGCCAGGCGTGGCTCACGGCCACGAAGGCCCGTAACGCGCTGGTCCTGGTGCGCGGCAAGCCGACCGATCAGTTGCCGGCTCCCGGCAAGGTGCTGTCGGCCGTCGCGCAGGTGGCCGGCTGGCCCAGTGGCGACGCGGGGGAGTTCCTCGACAACTACCTGCGCGTCACCCGTCGGGCCAAGGCCGTGGTGGAACGCGCGTTCGGTTCCTGACCCGTACCGGTTCTGCACAGAGAACGACCCCGCTCGGCCGACTGTGCCGGGCGGGGTCGTCTTCTGTGCAGTATGTGTACCTCGGTGTCAGTCGGCCCCGGCGGTGACGAAACCCTGCTGCACCATCCAGTCACGCGCCACCTCGGCGGGTTCCCGGCCGTCGACGTCGACCTGCTTGTTCAGCTCGGTGATGGCGTCGATGGTGAGCGCCGCGGACACCGGCGCGGTGATCTCCGCGATCTCCGGGTAGCGGTCGGCGATCTCCTGACGCAGGTTCACCGTCGCGTTGTAGCGCGGGAAGAACAGCTTGTCGTCCTCGACGACCACCAGGTCGAGGCCCTTGATGCGGCCGTCGGTGGTGAACACCTCGCCGAACTTGCACTGCGAGCCGTCCGCCGTCGCCTGGTAGATGATGCCCGTCTGCAGGATCTGGCGGTTCACCGCGTTCGCGTCGAAGCCGTACGCCGCCGCCATGCCGGGGAAACCGTCCTGGCGGGAGTTGAACTCGGTCTCCACGCACACCGCCGCGGCGGCGGAATCACGCTGCACCAGGGCGGCGTAGTCGGACAGCGTCTTCACGCCGGTCTCCTGCGCCGTCTGCTGGTTCATCGCGAGTGCGTACGTGTTGTCCATCGGAGCCGGGTTGACCCAGACGATGCCGTTCGCCTTGTCCGCGTCGCGCACCGCGTCGTACTGCTCTGTCGCGTCGGGAATGGGAGTCTCGTTGCCGAGGTAGTTGATCCAGCCGGTGCCGGTGTACTCGTAGGTGACGTCGACCTGGCCGCTGATCATGGCCTGCCGCGTGCTGTTGGATCCCGAGATGTTGGTCAGGTCGCGGACGTTCGCCCCCGCCGCCTCGAGCGCGAACTCCAGGATGTAGCCGAGGATGATCTGCTCGGTGAAGTCCTTGGAACCGACGGTGAGCTCGGCACCTTCGAGACCCGGCTGCGCCGTGATGCTTCCGGGTTCGACGGCCAGGGGCACCGCGCTGCCGGACTGCAGCCCGCAGCTGGTGAGGGCGAGGGTGGAGACCGCGCACAGTGCGATCAGGGTACGGCGCATCAGCGCAGTCCTTTCGGTCCGAGGAAGGCCTCGGCGAGAGCGCCCAACCAGTCGACGAGCAACGCCAACGCCACCGCGAGCACGGCGCCCACGACGAGGATGAGCGGCTGATTGAGCTTGTACCCGGTGTCGATGAGCACGCCGAGGCCGCCGGCGCCGACGAGGAAGCTCAGCGTGGCGGTACCGACCGCCAGCACGAGAGAGGTGCGCAGGCCGGCGAGGATGTACGGCACCGCGAGTGGGAACTCGATGCGCCACAGGATGCCGGAGCCCGACATGCCCTGTCCGCGTGCGGCATCGATGTAACTGGCGTCCACCTGCTGGAACCCCAGCATGGTGTTCCGCAGCACCGGCAGCAGCGAGTAGAACGCGATGGGCAGGACACCGACCCAGAACCCGGTGCTGCCGGTCGCGAGGAACAACAGCACGAGCAGGCCGACGGCAGGTGCTGCTTGACCGATGTTCGCGATACCGATGAAGACGGGAGCGAGCCGTCGATAGCCGTTGCGAGTGAGGATGATTCCGAGGGGCACCGCGATCAGCACGACGAGTGCCGTCACGACGAACGTGATCAGGACGTGCTCGAGAACGCGCTGGGAGATCGTGGCGACGTTGATCGTCGCCGCCTGCGTCGCCGTGAGATCACGCGTGAGGGCGTAGACCAGCGTGACCACCACGAGGACGAGAACCAGTGCGGGCTGGACGACCAGACGGATCCGTTCGGCTCGCCGCGCTGCCCTGGCCGCGGACTTCGCATCGCCCTCTGCGTCGGCGGGATCGTCGACGACGGACGCCTCGACCGACGCCGTCACGACGACGCGCCCGAGACGGACGCCGCGCCCGCGTCGACCACGTCGTCGTGGTCGTGCGCGTGCTGCGAACGGATGGTCTTGATGGTGTCGATCAGTGCCTCGATGGTGACGGTGCCGACGTACTCGCCGCGCTTGCCCGTCACGGTCGCCGTCGCGTTGCCCTCGGCGAGCAGGGCCTCGAGCGCGTCCTGCAGCGTGGACTGGATCGACACGAGCTCACCGATCGGCACACCGACGTCGCGGAGGCTGCCCACGCCGGCGAGGTGACGACGGTCGGTCCACCGGATGGGCCGCTTCCGGGAGTCGAGGATGAGACCCCACGCCTCCGGATCGGTGCCGAGCGCCCGGTTCATCGTCTCGACCGGCTCGTCCTCACCGAAGGCGGGAACATCGCTGAGCTCGATGTCGCGCACACGCATGAGGGTGAGCTGCTTGAGAGCCGCACCGGCGCCGACGAAGCCGGCCACCGTCTCGTCGGCGGGATTGGCCAGCACGGCCTCGGGGGTGTCGTACTGCAGGATGCGGGACTGGTTGCCCAGGACGGCGATCCGGTCGCCCAGCTTGACGGCCTCGTCGAAGTCGTGTGTCACGAAGACGATCGTCTTGCCCAGCTCGGCCTGCAGGCGCATCAGCTCGTCCTGCAGGAGGCCGCGGGTGATGGGGTCGACGGCACCGAACGGCTCGTCCATCAACAGCACCGGGGGGTCGGCCGCCAGAGCGCGGGCCACACCCACGCGCTGCTGCTGCCCACCGGAGAGCTGGCGCGGGTAGCGCTCGCGGTACTGGCCCGGATCGAGTCCGACCAGATCGAGCATCTCGTCGGTGCGGTCGGAGATCTTCTTCTTGTTCCACCCGATGAGCCCGGGGACCATGCCGACGTTCTGCGCGATCGTCATGTGCGGGAACAGGCCGGCCTGCTGGATCGAGTAGCCGATGGTGCGCCGCAGCTCGTTCGGATCGATGGACAGCGCGTCCTTGCCGCCGATCGTGATCCGGCCGGACGTGGGCTCGATGAGGCGGTTGATCATCCGCATCGTCGTCGTCTTGCCGCAGCCCGACGGTCCCACCAACACGACGACCTCACCCGCGGGGATGGTGAGCGACACGTGGTCGACCGCGGCGGACTTCTGGTTGGGGTAGGACTTCGTCACGTCCTCGAGGACGATCTCTGCTCCGGTGGTGGTGCGAGTCGTGTCAGTCACGGATACCCCTCGAGGTGGTGAGTTTGCCGATCAGGACGTAGATCCCGTCGAGGATCAGCGCCAGGATGACGATCAGGACGGTGCCGGTGAGGGCCTGGGGAACTGCGGTGGGGCTGCCGACGCGGGCGAGGCCGGAGAACAGGAGATTGCCGAGGCCGGGGCCCTTGGCGTACGCGGCGATGGCGAGAATGCCCATCGCCATCTGGGTGCTGACGCGCATCCCCGTGAGAATCGACGGCCACGCGAGAGGAATCTCGATGCGACGCAACACGGTGGCTCGGCTCATGCCGATACCGCGTGCCGCATCGCTGACCGCCGGATTCACCGCGTCGAGTCCGACCACCGTGTTCCGGATGATCGGCAGCAACGAGTACAGCACCAGCGCGGTGACGGTCGGCTTGACGCCGAGACCGAGAATGGGAATCAGCAGTCCCAGCAGCGCGAACGACGGGATGGTGAGCACCGTGCTCGCGAGAGCGGTGGCGACGGCGGAGCCGGCGGGACTGCGGTAGACGAGGACTCCGATGGCGACACCCAGGATGGTTGCGATGACGACACACTGGACGACGGCGGAGACGTGAAGATAGGAATCGATCGCGAGCTGCCTTCGGCGGCCGACGATGAAGTCCCACAGAGCATCCATCAGGTGCAGATCCTTCGCTCGGCAACAGGAGAGACGCGACTGTGGTGGTGCCACGACGTCCGGCGGCCGGGTGGATCGTCACCCGGAACACAGCGGACACCCGTGTCTACCCCGAAAGTTCGGAGTTCAATCCAGCTTTCGGTCGAGTCGTGTCCGCATCGTTCCCGAATCGTCCCGGAAACGACGCGAGCCCGCGCCGGACAGGGTCCGGAGCGGGCTCGACGTGGTGGAGCGTGACTCAGCAGTCGTAGTACAGCTGGAACTCGTACGGATGCGGACGGAGGTTCACCGGCGCGATCTCGTTCTCACGCTTGAGCGAGATCCAGGTCTCGATCAGGTCGGTGGTGAAGACGCCACCGGCGGTGAGGTACTCGTGGTCGGCCTCGAGGCGGTCGATCACGGCAGGCAGCGAGGTGGGTGCCTGCGGGATGTTCTTCGCTTCCTCGGGCGGGAGCTCGTAGAGGTCCTTGTCGACGGGAGCGAGTGGCTCGATCTTGTTCTTGATGCCGTCCAGGCCGGCCATCATCTGCGCGGCGAACGACAGGTACGGGTTACCGGACGCGTCGGGCGCGCGGAACTCGAGACGCTTGGCCTTCGGGTTGTTGCCCGTGGTGGGGATACGGACGGCGGCCGAGCGGTTACGGCCCGAGTACACCAGGTTGATGGGGGCCTCGTAGCCCGGCACCAGGCGGTGGTACGAGTTGATCGTCGGGTTCGTGAACGCCAGCAGCGACGGCGCGTGGTGCAGGATGCCGCCGATGTAGTGACGAGCGAGATCTGACAGACCCGCGTAGCCCTTCTCGTCGTAGAAGAGCGGCTTGCCGTCCTTCCAGAGCGACTGGTGGACGTGCATGCCCGAGCCGTTGTCACCGAAGAGCGGCTTCGGCATGAAGGTCGCGGACTTGCCGTGCTGCCAGCAGGTGTTCTTGACGATGTACTTGAACAGCTGCAGGTCGTCGGCTGCACGCAGCATGGTGTTGAACTTGTAGTTGATCTCCTGCTGACCGCCGGTGCCGACCTCGTGGTGGCCGCGCTCGAGCTCGAAGCCCGCGTTCTGCAGGTTGGTGGAGATGGCGTCGCGGATGTCGACGTAGTGGTCGTACGGCGCGACGGGGAAGTAGCCGCCCTTCGGGCGGACCTTGTAGCCGAGGTTGGGGGACCCGTCGGCCTCGGTCTCGGCGCCGGTGTTCCAGGCGCCGGAGCTCGAGTCGAGCTCGTAGAACGCGCCGTTCATCTGGGAGTCGTAGCGCACCGAGTCGAAGATGTAGAACTCGGCCTCGGGACCGAAGAACGCGGTGTCGGCGATGCCGGTGCTGGCGAGGTACTCCTCGGCCTTGCGCGCGACGTTGCGGGGGTCGCGGCTGTAGGACTCGCGGGTGTACGGATCGTGGACGAAGAAGTCCATGTTCAGCGTCTTGGCGTGACGGAACGGGTCGATCTGAGCGGTGCCGTAGTCGGGCAGCAGCATCATGTCCGACTCGTGGATCGACTGGAAGCCACGCACGGACGAGCCATCGAACGCGAGACCGTCTTCGAGGGTGTCCTTGGTGAACGCCTTCGCCGCGATCGAGAAGTGCTGCTGGATACCCGGGAGATCGGTGAAACGGATGTCGACGTACTCGACGCTCTCGTCCGCTATGTACTTGATGACCTCTTCGGCCGTGGTGAAATCCACGCTGGAACTCCTTCTTGTCGAGTGCTGGTCCGCGACGTCTGTGTGAGTGCGGCAGCTGCGCCACGCCGACGGTAGGGAAGTGGTGTTGCCTCACCGTCAAGTCCGTGTTTCGTCGGTGTTACGCGTCCCGTCGTCGCAGCTGGTGGCCGGTGGGAAGACCCTCCCGCCGGGGCGACACCTATCCTGGAGCAATGGCCCCGCACTCACACCAGTATGGAGAACACTCATGGCACGGATGACCGGATCGTGGCTCTCGGGCCCCGCCGCCGCGCTGCCCGACGGTGACCACGAGCAGCAGGCCTACCAGGGCGAGTACCTGGGACTTCCCAAGGTGGGGCCGGGTTCGCTCGCGCCGACACCGAGGCGTGTCGCGGCGTTGGCCATCGACTGGCTGATGTCGATGGGTGTGTCCGCGCTGTTCCTCGGCGGCAGCGTCGCCGGGGGCAACCTGTCGACCCTGACCCTGGGAGTGTGGTTCCTGCTCGGATTCGTGTCCGTGAGCTTGTTCTCCTTCACGCCCGGTCAGTTCTGCATGGGCATGCAGGTGGCGCGCATCGACGCTCCGGGCCGCGTGGGAGTCGTGCGCGCGCTGGTGCGTCAGGTCTTCATCGCCTTCGTGGTGCCCGCCGTCATCACCGACATCGACAGCCGCGGCATGCACGACCGCGCGACGGGCACCGCACTCCTCATGTCCCGATAGTGGGGCCGGAGGCCACTAGCGACGCTTGATGGTGCGCTGCACACCCTTCATCTTCGCGCCGCCCGGCATCGGTCCCTTGGGGAGTGCCGGGCCACCGCGGGCGCCCAGCGCCGAGAGCCGTGACTCGATGGTCTCCATGCGCTTGCTGTCGATGTTCTTCGGCAGCTTGGTCAGGTACTTCTGCAGCTGCGAGAGCGGCACCTGGCCCTCGTCGTTGCCGACGACGACGTCGTAGATCGGGGTGTCGCCGACGAGGCGTGCGGTCTTCTTCTTCTCCTGCGCCAGCAGTGCCTTCACGCGCTGCGGTGCGCCCTCGGCCACCAGGATGACGCCGGGACGACCGATGACGCGGTGCACGGCGTCCAGCTGCGTGGTGCCGGCGATGGCGGTCTTGACACGCCACCCGCCCTGCAGGTTGTCCAGTGCCCACGCGGCGGCGCCGGCCTGGCCCTCGGCCTTGCCGTACACCGACTTCTGCACGCGGCGACCGAAGATCACGAACGCGATGAGCACACCGATGAGGAGCCCGAACGGCAGCAGGAGCCACTCGATCCCGAAGATCAGCCCGATCAGGAAGAACAGCACCGCCATACCGACGACCGATCCGATCATCAGCGGCAGGAGGAGCTTGTCCTCCTTGCGCTGCATCTGGAAGGCCTGCCACAACTGGGAGCGCCGTTCCTTCGAGGCCTGCTTGCGTGCTGCCTTCGCCGCGGCCTTCGCCTCTTTCGAGGCCTTGCCCTTGCCTGCTGTACCGCCGTTCGCCATGGCTCCCAGGATAGGCGCAGACGCAGCGCGGCCCGCCATCCGGTAGGACGGCGGGCCGCGTGGTGTCGCTGGGGGTGTGGGGTCAGCGGGCTGCCAGGCGCGCCATCAGCGAGCTGGCTTCCTGGGACGCCTCGCCGCCGTGCTCGAGGTGGGACATGTTCTCGGAGATCGCACGGCCGTGGTGAGCCATGGCCTGCGCGTAGAGGCGACCCGCGCGGTACGAGGAGCGGACCAGGGGACCGGCGAGGACGCCGGCGTAGCCCATGGCCTCGGCGGCCTTGGAGTGCTCGACGAATTCCTCCGGCTTGGCCCACCGGTCGACCGGATGGTGCCGCGGCGACGGGCGCAGGTACTGGGTGATGGTGAGGATGTCGCAGCCGGCGTCGTGCAGGTCCTGCATCGCCTGCGTGACTTCCTCGTAGGTCTCGCCCATGCCCAGGATCAGGTTCGACTTGGTCACCAGGCCGGCGTCGCGCGCCGCGGTGATGACGTCGAGGCTGCGCTGGTAGCGGAATGCGGGACGGATGCGCTTGAAGATGCGCGGCACCGTCTCCACGTTGTGCGCGAGCACCTCGGGGCGCGAGGAGAAGACCTCGGCCAGCTGGTCCGGGTCGGCGTTGAAGTCGGGGATCAGCAGCTCGACACCGGTGTTGGGGTTGAGGCGCTTGATCTCACGGACGGTCTCGGCGTACAGCCAGGCGCCGCCGTCCTCGAGATCGTCGCGGGCGACACCCGTGATGGTGGAGTAGCGCAGACCCATCGCCTGCACCGACTCGGCCACGCGGCGCGGCTCGTCCCGATCGAGGTCGGCAGGTTTGCCGGTGTCGATCTGGCAGAAGTCGCAGCGACGGGTGCACTGCTCACCGCCGATGAGGAACGTGGCTTCGCGGTCTTCCCAGCATTCGTAGATGTTGGGACACCCGGCCTCTTCGCACACCGTGTGCAGTCCCTCGCGCTTGACGAGTCCCTTGAGTTCGGAGTACTCGGGGCCCATCTTCGCGCGGGTCTTGATCCACGACGGTTTGCGTTCGATCGGGGTCTCCGCGTTTCGGATCTCGAGGCGGAGAAGCTTGCGTCCGTTCGGAGCTTGTGCAGGAGAGTTCTCGGGTGCGACGGTCACCGCATCGATGCTACTCGCGGGGGGTCATCCGCCGAAGTTCACCGTGGTGAAGCGTGGCGTGGGTGCGACGGGCGTTCTGTCCAGATCGTGCACCGCCAACGGCAGGGCACCGTCGAGTGCGTCCAGGATGCGCTGCGTGACCGCCGGAGTGACCTCGTCGACGGTCACGTCGCGGCCGAGTTCGTCCGACAGTGTGGTGACGCCGGCGTCCGCGATACCGCACGGAACGATGGTGCCGAAGCCCTCCAGGGACGCATTGCAGTTCAGGGCGAAGCCGTGCAGAGCCACACCCCGCTGCACGCGGACCCCGATGGCAGCCACCTTGCGTTCGGGCTGCCATCCCGGACCAGAATCTCGGGCTCCGCGCACCTCGCCGGCCGCGAGCCAGACGCCGGAACGGCCGTCGATACGCCCGACCTCGAGGCCCAGATCGGTGCACACGGCGATGAGTGCTTCCTCGATCAGCCGGACGTACCGAACGACGTCGACGGGCTCCGCGAGCCGCACGATGGGATAGCCGACCAGCTGCCCGGGACCGTGCCAGGTGATCTTGCCGCCACGGTCGACGTCGATGACGGGGGTGCCGTCGCGCGGCCGATCCTCGGGAGCCGTACGCCGACCCGCGGTGAAGACGGCGGGATGCTCGAGAAGCAGCAACTCGTCGGCGCCGACGTTCTCGGCACGACGGCCGGCGACCTCGCGCTGGATCTCGAGAGCGTCGAGGTAGTCGATCGTGCCGAGCGAACGCACGAGCATCGGCCGGGAGTCGGCGCGGGCGGAGCGGGTGATCATGACATCGAAGAGTACGCCGCCGGGTCAGCCGACGGTGTCCGCGAGCGCCTCTCCGATGGTGTTGTGCTCGAACGTGAATCCGTGCTTCTCGAGCACCGCGGGGATGGCTCGCGGATTGTGCAGGATGGCCTCGTTCGCGAACTCGCCAATGATCGCGGAGATCGCGAACCCGGGCACCATCCACGGTGCCGGGCGATGCACCGCTCGCGACATGGCGCTGTTGAACTGGGCGTTGGTCACCGGTGCGGGCCCTTGGAGGTTGACCGGTCCGGTGATGTCCTGATTCTCGAGGGTGAAGACGATCGCCCGGACCTCGTCCGTCAGTGAGATCCACGGGAAGTACTGGCGGCCGCTGCCGAGCCGACCGCCCAGCGCGAAGAGGTACA
This window harbors:
- the lipB gene encoding lipoyl(octanoyl) transferase LipB, which gives rise to MITRSARADSRPMLVRSLGTIDYLDALEIQREVAGRRAENVGADELLLLEHPAVFTAGRRTAPEDRPRDGTPVIDVDRGGKITWHGPGQLVGYPIVRLAEPVDVVRYVRLIEEALIAVCTDLGLEVGRIDGRSGVWLAAGEVRGARDSGPGWQPERKVAAIGVRVQRGVALHGFALNCNASLEGFGTIVPCGIADAGVTTLSDELGRDVTVDEVTPAVTQRILDALDGALPLAVHDLDRTPVAPTPRFTTVNFGG
- a CDS encoding glycine betaine ABC transporter substrate-binding protein, coding for MRRTLIALCAVSTLALTSCGLQSGSAVPLAVEPGSITAQPGLEGAELTVGSKDFTEQIILGYILEFALEAAGANVRDLTNISGSNSTRQAMISGQVDVTYEYTGTGWINYLGNETPIPDATEQYDAVRDADKANGIVWVNPAPMDNTYALAMNQQTAQETGVKTLSDYAALVQRDSAAAAVCVETEFNSRQDGFPGMAAAYGFDANAVNRQILQTGIIYQATADGSQCKFGEVFTTDGRIKGLDLVVVEDDKLFFPRYNATVNLRQEIADRYPEIAEITAPVSAALTIDAITELNKQVDVDGREPAEVARDWMVQQGFVTAGAD
- a CDS encoding RDD family protein, with translation MARMTGSWLSGPAAALPDGDHEQQAYQGEYLGLPKVGPGSLAPTPRRVAALAIDWLMSMGVSALFLGGSVAGGNLSTLTLGVWFLLGFVSVSLFSFTPGQFCMGMQVARIDAPGRVGVVRALVRQVFIAFVVPAVITDIDSRGMHDRATGTALLMSR
- the lipA gene encoding lipoyl synthase, with the protein product MTVAPENSPAQAPNGRKLLRLEIRNAETPIERKPSWIKTRAKMGPEYSELKGLVKREGLHTVCEEAGCPNIYECWEDREATFLIGGEQCTRRCDFCQIDTGKPADLDRDEPRRVAESVQAMGLRYSTITGVARDDLEDGGAWLYAETVREIKRLNPNTGVELLIPDFNADPDQLAEVFSSRPEVLAHNVETVPRIFKRIRPAFRYQRSLDVITAARDAGLVTKSNLILGMGETYEEVTQAMQDLHDAGCDILTITQYLRPSPRHHPVDRWAKPEEFVEHSKAAEAMGYAGVLAGPLVRSSYRAGRLYAQAMAHHGRAISENMSHLEHGGEASQEASSLMARLAAR
- a CDS encoding ABC transporter permease, with product MDALWDFIVGRRRQLAIDSYLHVSAVVQCVVIATILGVAIGVLVYRSPAGSAVATALASTVLTIPSFALLGLLIPILGLGVKPTVTALVLYSLLPIIRNTVVGLDAVNPAVSDAARGIGMSRATVLRRIEIPLAWPSILTGMRVSTQMAMGILAIAAYAKGPGLGNLLFSGLARVGSPTAVPQALTGTVLIVILALILDGIYVLIGKLTTSRGIRD
- the glnA gene encoding type I glutamate--ammonia ligase, with the protein product MDFTTAEEVIKYIADESVEYVDIRFTDLPGIQQHFSIAAKAFTKDTLEDGLAFDGSSVRGFQSIHESDMMLLPDYGTAQIDPFRHAKTLNMDFFVHDPYTRESYSRDPRNVARKAEEYLASTGIADTAFFGPEAEFYIFDSVRYDSQMNGAFYELDSSSGAWNTGAETEADGSPNLGYKVRPKGGYFPVAPYDHYVDIRDAISTNLQNAGFELERGHHEVGTGGQQEINYKFNTMLRAADDLQLFKYIVKNTCWQHGKSATFMPKPLFGDNGSGMHVHQSLWKDGKPLFYDEKGYAGLSDLARHYIGGILHHAPSLLAFTNPTINSYHRLVPGYEAPINLVYSGRNRSAAVRIPTTGNNPKAKRLEFRAPDASGNPYLSFAAQMMAGLDGIKNKIEPLAPVDKDLYELPPEEAKNIPQAPTSLPAVIDRLEADHEYLTAGGVFTTDLIETWISLKRENEIAPVNLRPHPYEFQLYYDC
- a CDS encoding DUF4191 domain-containing protein, whose product is MANGGTAGKGKASKEAKAAAKAARKQASKERRSQLWQAFQMQRKEDKLLLPLMIGSVVGMAVLFFLIGLIFGIEWLLLPFGLLIGVLIAFVIFGRRVQKSVYGKAEGQAGAAAWALDNLQGGWRVKTAIAGTTQLDAVHRVIGRPGVILVAEGAPQRVKALLAQEKKKTARLVGDTPIYDVVVGNDEGQVPLSQLQKYLTKLPKNIDSKRMETIESRLSALGARGGPALPKGPMPGGAKMKGVQRTIKRR
- a CDS encoding ABC transporter permease; this encodes MTASVEASVVDDPADAEGDAKSAARAARRAERIRLVVQPALVLVLVVVTLVYALTRDLTATQAATINVATISQRVLEHVLITFVVTALVVLIAVPLGIILTRNGYRRLAPVFIGIANIGQAAPAVGLLVLLFLATGSTGFWVGVLPIAFYSLLPVLRNTMLGFQQVDASYIDAARGQGMSGSGILWRIEFPLAVPYILAGLRTSLVLAVGTATLSFLVGAGGLGVLIDTGYKLNQPLILVVGAVLAVALALLVDWLGALAEAFLGPKGLR
- a CDS encoding ABC transporter ATP-binding protein; this translates as MTDTTRTTTGAEIVLEDVTKSYPNQKSAAVDHVSLTIPAGEVVVLVGPSGCGKTTTMRMINRLIEPTSGRITIGGKDALSIDPNELRRTIGYSIQQAGLFPHMTIAQNVGMVPGLIGWNKKKISDRTDEMLDLVGLDPGQYRERYPRQLSGGQQQRVGVARALAADPPVLLMDEPFGAVDPITRGLLQDELMRLQAELGKTIVFVTHDFDEAVKLGDRIAVLGNQSRILQYDTPEAVLANPADETVAGFVGAGAALKQLTLMRVRDIELSDVPAFGEDEPVETMNRALGTDPEAWGLILDSRKRPIRWTDRRHLAGVGSLRDVGVPIGELVSIQSTLQDALEALLAEGNATATVTGKRGEYVGTVTIEALIDTIKTIRSQHAHDHDDVVDAGAASVSGASS